The following is a genomic window from SAR324 cluster bacterium.
AAATCCTTCTTGGAGAAGACCACGTACATCGTCAAACCACCGAAGGTGATCGCAGTCAGCGCAAAAGCCTGGGTGGCGATACTCGGTCCAACTGCATAAAGCAATGGCCCAAGTGTTAGGCCCGAAACTGTGGTGAAACTGAACAGGGCAATCATGTTCAGCCCAGGCTTGTGACGGGCAAACTGAGCAAAAAAGATCAGGCCAATCATCAGAACGAATAAAATCATTCTGTTGGAGGCGACAATTGGTAACAAGGGGCCAGTTCCTAAATATGCACCAATAGCGGCTGTCACCATGGATGCGGCCAACAAGGTGTATACCTTCTTGATGAATACCAGCCTATCTTCGAGGGAAACGGATTCAACCGTGACCCGACCGAAACTGGCTTCCTGAGCAGTGTTAAAGTTCAGCATCAGTTTCCTTTGGCAAGGAGTAGTGAAAAAATAGGGGGGAACCCCCATTGAGATCTAACTCAAAATCTAGCGTATTTTCATTTGCTTGACAACCAAATCCGGTCCAAATTATTACGAATTCAGGCCAGAACTAAGGATGTTTTAGAGCAATCATCGAAGCCAA
Proteins encoded in this region:
- a CDS encoding Bax inhibitor-1/YccA family protein, which gives rise to MLNFNTAQEASFGRVTVESVSLEDRLVFIKKVYTLLAASMVTAAIGAYLGTGPLLPIVASNRMILFVLMIGLIFFAQFARHKPGLNMIALFSFTTVSGLTLGPLLYAVGPSIATQAFALTAITFGGLTMYVVFSKKDFSFMSGFLMVGLITIVIGSLLNMFLFQSPMMHFMMSGVGVILFSGFILYDTSNIMRNYATDEYISATLALYLDILNLFTALLSILGLSRD